Sequence from the Mycobacterium florentinum genome:
CCTCGTCGTCGATATCCGTCGTCAACCCCATGGTCAACGCACCGACAAACGGCCGTCGCTCGCCCCATTTCGCCCATTCGCGTGCCAGACCCGGGAAGCACACCTCGTCGTAGGCCTGCAGTTCCAGTGATCCGCGCTGGGCGATCCGCTGCGGGGAGGCACAGGTGGTTTTGGGCAGGCCGAGCTTGCGGCGCTGCGTGTCCTCGGCCTTCTTGTTCATCCGCCAGACCATCCAGTCGTACGCCGCCATGCCGGTGCGTACCAGCGGCGACGGCAGGTTCGGGATGAGCTGCCCGTTCGGCCGCATCGGGATGTAGTGCAGCACAGCCATCGGGATGTCGTAGTACTCGGCGACGTTGGTCGCCAGGTCCTGGTACAGCTGGCCGGTGAAGAGCACGTCCGCGCCGGCGGTCAGCGCGGTCAGGGTCTCGCTCATGTCGGTCCAGGACCGCAGCACCGGCTCCCAGGCCTCGCGCACCAGATCGATCGGTCCCTTGATGGTCCAGAATGTGCGACGGAACCTCGACCAGAAGTTGCGCAGAAACTCGTCGTCCCAGAACGCCTGCATATCCGGCCCGTACGCGACCGCGTCAAGTCCGGCCGTCTCGGCCAGGCCAAGCAAGTTGGGCGGGATGGCCAGGCGAACTTCGTGCCCTCTACGGAGCAGTTCGCGCCCCGCAGCGAGCGAGGGCTCGACATCCCCCCGGGTTCCGTAACATGCCAGAGCAAATTTCATCGCGAGGCAAGACCTATCACTTCCGGTCGGCCTAAGCAAGCCCACACAAGCGTGTTTACCCCGGGTTCACAACCTTCTTTCGGCGTCCGCGCAGACCCGAAATTCGCTATCGCCACGCGCACATCGGTGTTCATAGGTAGCTGGGCAACTCTCGGCCAACAGAGGGCGTGATCGGAAGACCAAAGGTGGTCTGCCA
This genomic interval carries:
- a CDS encoding glycosyltransferase codes for the protein MKFALACYGTRGDVEPSLAAGRELLRRGHEVRLAIPPNLLGLAETAGLDAVAYGPDMQAFWDDEFLRNFWSRFRRTFWTIKGPIDLVREAWEPVLRSWTDMSETLTALTAGADVLFTGQLYQDLATNVAEYYDIPMAVLHYIPMRPNGQLIPNLPSPLVRTGMAAYDWMVWRMNKKAEDTQRRKLGLPKTTCASPQRIAQRGSLELQAYDEVCFPGLAREWAKWGERRPFVGALTMGLTTDIDDEVAAWAKAGTPPICFGFGSMPVSETPTDTVEMIAAACEQLGERALICAGWADFSEVPHFDHVRVVGAVNYAKVFPCCRAVVHHGGSGTTAAGLRAGIPTLILWTAGDQPFWGGHLKRLKVGAARKFSITTKETLIEDLRTILTPECAEKARALATKMTPATDSVSRTADLLESFAHNGRFA